Proteins co-encoded in one Ictalurus furcatus strain D&B chromosome 9, Billie_1.0, whole genome shotgun sequence genomic window:
- the ythdf2 gene encoding YTH domain-containing family protein 2 gives MSASSLLGQRPKGQGNKVQNGAVAQKETLNDDEFEPYLNAQPRQSNAYTAMSDSYMPSYYSPSIGFTYSLNEAAWSTGGDPPMPYLASYGQLSNGEHHYLPDAMFGQSGTLGSNPFLGQHGFNFFPSGIDFSAWGSSSSQGQSTQSYAYAPSSLGGAVIDGQSPFTTNEPLNKAVGMNSLDQGMAGLKIGAGDMTPKVVGSGLPGGPLNQVSAAPSMPAPSIAPAKVTSWADIASKPAKPQPKIKTKGTLGGTNLPPPPIKHNMDIGTWDNKGAVPKAATPQQSALPTNGQPPNQASPQPAPPAGGVPQLPLTNGQLAPPTVPLGQHPQAPNGQPGMAPPQLQGPPPPQQPSQQTRWVPPRNRANGFGDAAGGASQSPPSAGIGGVTVSPEPHPVLEKLRLVNNYNPKDFDWNPKQGRVFIIKSYSEDDIHRSIKYNVWCSTEHGNKRLDAAYRSLGGKGPLYLLFSVNGSGHFCGVAEMRSPVDYNTCAGVWSQDKWKGRFDVRWIFVKDVPNSQLRHIRLENNENKPVTNSRDTQEVPLEKARQVLKIIAGYKHTTSIFDDFSHYEKRQEEEESVKKVEVQGSDPYSSNPSRSHYRLQDRQGRVK, from the exons tGCAAAACGGAGCTGTTGCCCAAAAGGAGACTTTAAACGATGATGAGTTCGAGCCTTATCTGAACGCTCAGCCCAGACAG AGCAATGCATATACGGCCATGTCCGACTCCTATATGCCTAGCTACTATAGCCCCTCCATAGGATTCACCTACTCGCTCAATGAAGCGGCTTGGTCCACAGGTGGTGATCCTCCCATGCCCTACCTGGCCTCTTATGGACAGCTTAGCAATGGGGAGCACCACTACCTCCCGGACGCAATGTTTGGACAGTCAGGAACACTTGGGAGCAACCCTTTCCTGGGCCAGCATGGTTTCAACTTTTTCCCCAGCGGGATCGACTTCTCTGCCTGggggagcagcagctctcagGGACAGTCCACACAGAGTTACGCCTACGCACCTAGCTCACTCGGGGGTGCTGTGATCGATGGACAGTCTCCATTCACCACCAATGAGCCTCTTAACAAGGCTGTAGGGATGAACAGTTTGGACCAGGGTATGGCAGGGCTTAAGATTGGGGCAGGAGACATGACGCCTAAAGTTGTTGGTTCTGGACTGCCTGGAGGACCTTTGAATCAGGTATCAGCAGCTCCCAGCATGCCTGCACCTTCCATTGCACCTGCCAAAGTGACATCCTGGGCGGATATCGCCAGCAAGCCTGCCAAACCCCAGCCTAAAATCAAGACTAAAGGCACCTTGGGGGGCACAAACCTTCCCCCTCCACCAATCAAACACAACATGGATATTGGAACATGGGATAACAAAGGGGCGGTGCCGAAAGCAGCAACACCCCAACAGTCAGCACTGCCCACCAATGGACAACCACCCAATCAGGCCTCTCCTCAGCCAGCTCCACCTGCCGGAGGGGTGCCGCAGCTTCCCCTTACCAACGGACAGCTTGCACCCCCTACTGTTCCATTAGGTCAGCATCCCCAGGCTCCTAATGGGCAGCCAGGTATGGCTCCACCCCAACTTCAAGGCCCACCCCCTCCGCAGCAACCTTCTCAACAGACCCGCTGGGTCCCTCCTCGTAATCGTGCCAATGGCTTTGGAGATGCAGCAGGCGGGGCCAGTCAGTCTCCTCCCAGTGCAGGAATAGGTGGTGTCACTGTGTCACCAGAACCGCACCCGGTTCTTGAGAAGCTGCGTCTTGTCAACAATTACAATCCGAAGGACTTTGACTGGAACCCCAAGCAGGGACGTGTGTTTATTATAAAGAGCTACTCCGAGGACGACATCCACCGCTCAATCAAGTACAACGTGTGGTGCAGCACGGAGCATGGCAACAAGCGGCTGGACGCAGCATACCGCTCTCTGGGCGGAAAGGGCCCCCTGTACCTGCTTTTCAGCGTCAACGGTAGCGGCCATTTCTGTGGCGTGGCCGAAATGCGCTCACCCGTGGACTACAACACGTGCGCCGGCGTGTGGTCGCAGGATAAGTGGAAGGGTCGGTTCGATGTGCGCTGGATCTTTGTCAAGGACGTGCCCAACAGCCAGCTGCGTCACATCCGCCTCGAGAACAACGAGAACAAGCCAGTGACCAACTCGCGTGACACGCAAGAGGTCCCGCTTGAAAAGGCGCGGCAGGTGCTCAAGATCATCGCGGGCTACAAGCACACCACCTCTATCTTTGACGACTTCTCGCACTATGAGAAGCGccaagaggaggaggagagtgtTAAAAAG GTGGAGGTCCAGGGGAGCGACCCATATTCGAGTAATCCCAGCCGGAGTCACTACAGACTGCAG GATCGTCAAGGACGTGTCAAGTAA